The Musa acuminata AAA Group cultivar baxijiao chromosome BXJ1-8, Cavendish_Baxijiao_AAA, whole genome shotgun sequence genomic sequence TGTTTTAGTTCTCAAAGGAGTCAGGGAATGTGGTGGATGAGGTAAAGTTGCGAGTTGCCTATGTCTCACCTCCTCAGCCACCTTCGCCTGTGCCTGAGGGATCTGAGGAGGGTTCATCACCTAGACCTTCTGTGTCAGACAATGGAAATGCGAATGCATCAGAGCTACTTGCTGTGAGTATTTTAACTTATTGCTTTATGCGCGTTATTCTTTTGAGATAGAGGATTTTAACTGTAATGCAATAATAGGCAACGAGAGCATATGCTGAAGATATTCAGCAAGAGAAAACTTCTGAGGTGAGTCTCTTATTCTTTTTGTGTAGTTCTGATTAACTTACAATTGAATCAGTGAATGTCGTGTTGTTGGATTTTTCatctcttattcttttttttctgcTCGCAATGTTATCTATGCTTTTCAGTTATTTCCTACAGATCTGGTTAGGTGCATGTTTGCTTATAAGATATGACTTTGTATGTCTGATAGTTACTTTTCGATGTAGATTTTTATAACATAAGTAGACCTTTTCTAGTTTCTATTGCATCGATTTTCTGGATATAGTAGAGAGAGAGGTCCTCATCTAAAGAACTACCCAGTCAAATACTTGGACCAGGTAGTTTCTTTGGCCCAGGTAGGTCCTCGTCTAAAGAATTAAGGTTAAATACTTGGACCTTAATCCACAATGGGGATCAACCACCAACTCAACTTCTCATCGGTAGTTTCTTTGGCTTGTTAAACTTACGTTTTAAAATCTAGCATTATAACATAGGTGTGTTAAAATTACTTGTAAAATGAGTTATATTTCTATTCTATGTGATCTTGTAGCATCTCTTCATTACCTTGCTAAATCAGACTCTTGAATATAAGTGTGAATCTGATGCCTGCATCTATGTTGATGCAACAATGTTTGGTGAGATATCATCTGCTAGGATACAGAGGTGCTATTGCTCTTGGAACATGTAATTCTATCACAgtattttaaaacaaaaaacttTTGACCAAAATCACTGATTCCTTAAAGCTGTGTTAGACTAACTTACAGGAGTTATAAAGGGAATATATCAAACTGAATAAATGTAACAAATCAGGTTTTGTTTACATTCGATGTAGATCCCACATTCAACCCCTCATCCCACTAGTTCACTCAAGAAGCCCCACGCCTTTCATGTCACCCATTGCTTGCTATCACAATGCCCTATCAATGGGTAGCTGCGTTGGGTTTCAAGGGGCATGTGTTCCATATTATAATGTTGGCATTTGCATAGGCATGCATTATCCATGATTTGAATCTTCTGAGACGATGAACTTGTTCTGGTGATAATGAAAAACTGTGTACACTCAACAGTTCATGTTAATAGTTCACTGGCCATTGACATGATCAGTGTATAGAGTTTGTGGGACATGACCACTTATAtataaattatgtgacaaatttgTCATACTTTCATGtatgatattataatatatcttattagaCATTTGTATCTTGGTTTTGGTTCTTTCCATTAATGGCTCTCCATGTAatgtcaaaatatttttcatgaatatAGTTTGAATGCTGCTTTTAGGTGGACCAAATTAGCCCTGTAGGTGATATCACCTCTCACAGAACTGACAAGCACCTGAAACATTTGGGATTAATTCAGTCCACCTAATAGCTTTTCCATATAGTTTCCTTTGGCAGGAAAGATGAATGTTTTTTCCTGTGTAATTGATGGAGCATCATTGAACAAGTATTTTTGTTTATGCCACAAGACTCTGCTGGAAGGTATACAACCTTCAGCATTGAGGTTAACAATAATAAAACATTTGTCCCGTAGATACTCAATCAGCTGCTAAATTCGTGATTTTTATTTAAGATGTTAAGAGTTGAAGTGAATACTCAATGACAAGTCTTTGAGTAAACTGTAGAGTACAATGGAATTATTCTGTGCAATAATAAGTCCTTGGAGTTTCTAATATGCCAAAATAGCTTCTGGTATGGATGTAAAAATATTGATTGTTTTCATCTTTCTAGTGTGAAGTAAAAAAGAACTATTCTTTCCAATAAGCCCTTCTGATGTACCAAAACAACTTTTGGTATTGATGTGAAAACAAGATTTCTGATGTTCCTGGTTGTTTAATTGAGCTTCAACAAGATACATTTCAGTTGTAGAATGATTCCTTTGGCTTTTCATTTAGAAGCAGGAGATTGTGCTTGGTTTAGGCATAATAAATTACTAAATGATGTGGACACCCTAACTTTGCATGGATCTACAATCAAATCATTTTGTTGTACTTCAACAATATGAAATGCAATGTTTATTAGCATTCATTTATTTTTGGACTAGCTGAGCGAGACACATGATGTCATGTTAAAGGTTGAAGACAGGGAACACGGAATTACAATATTTGCTTAGTTTAGTCTATGTAGTGATGTTTTTAAGATTGATATCAATAAATTATGAGCACTATCTATCTCTTCACTAGCCTGATGACATGTATTTAGTGATTAAAGGTTTTCCTCATGAACATTAGAATTTGTTAGATGCTTAGCtttagtcaagatcatgattattctTGCTACACCATGGGCATATGCTGGTCTCCCACTAACATCGTATGTGTTGCAATGCATCCCATGCTGATTGTCATTCACCAGTCATATTATCAGCTTAGACATGTGGGTATGCGCTACCATGGATATGTACCCAAAGATGATGGTGTCCCATCTACATGGTACATGTCAGTCTGCCTAAACAGGCAGGATGTCCATGGTTAGATGATGATATATTGTAACAATAATCCTAAATATGGAAGCATAATGTATAATTCTTAAGAATAAGACAGATTTTTGTAGCAATAAAATCAGCAAGAAGAGATACTCATTTGCATTGCAACAGTGTAAATCTTTACAAGGAGACTTCCTACTCCAATATCTGTCTCCAATTTGTGAGATAGCTGTGTAGAATAAAGTGAGAAACATTCTAAGATGTTTAGTTAGTGGAGCTAGTGTTGTTAAGAAAGCAACAAGAGTAAACATTTACAGAACACGAAGGATCATGTGTTTCTGAAATGTGCTGTTGTgacatctttttgacaatgagtATGCATTTATtagcttatttaactggtctaaaATCAccttagactagtataatttggactagattagatTCAATTTAAGTTAAactgacttgaataagtcaaatcaattcggaatcatccTGAATTGATCTAAGACTAATCAAGTCTGATTTAGTTCAATCAACATTTGGATTCAAATCCAACAATTACATAATATTGGATTAGGGTAGGCCGACTCATATACTGATCATGTGCACTGTACATAACTGTGCATGCACCATAGCAAGTTGGGCCAACCTTGGCCCATGGATTGGTCATATGCGTCGCACATGACTGCGTGTCTTAATAATCTAGAATCTTTGGGTTACTTAACAAACAAGTCATGATTGAGATGATTTACTCATAATACTTGATTGCAGTTCAGTGGCTGCTGATAATGCagcttaaaagatcaatggtATTATAAGGGAAAAATTGAAGTACTGATTGTAAAAGTAGACATGTGGTCAATAACAACAATATATGTGTGCATGTGCAAGGATACTTCTTATTTATATGTCATTAATTGGTTATTCCCTCTTAAAACCACATACCAGTAATGTGATTTTTTCTAGTCTCTCCACTTTAACTAATGTTTCAAAGAGGCATATTTAGATACATTTGCTCCACTTTAGCTTGTAATTCTAGGGTTCTCAAAGTTATGTGCCAACTTCCTGACTCTGTGAAACTTGGGTTTCCAAGAGATTTCAGCatgaaaaatataagaaaaatagAACATTGATTATCTACAATGCTGATGTATTAAGGAAGCACCCTCGACTCCTGCAGTTGATCCTTAAGTTGCAATTGGTCATCCTACCACATGAACAAGTAATCTGACTCCAAACAAGTTTATTGATCTTTTGTATTCTTGACAATATATAATCAGCTAATCAGGAATGTATTTTCAAATTACGCATTCCATCTGAACGTACAATGGTTGGTCATCAACCTTCCAGTCTCTCTGCATTTATTTTAAAGTTATTACACGGAATTgttgcttcttcttttttcttttcataattaGTTATTCTCATCTGATGCATGTTTGTTGTAATGTGCTCAAACACACTTCAGGTATATTTTTATTAGGAATTTTGAACTCTCTTGCCTTTATGATGATTAATGTTATACTGGCAATCTTTAATTGACCTTTTCTCCATCCAGAATTTGGCTCTAATTTCAAGGTTGACTGAGGAGAAGAATGTTGCTCTTCAACAGAACAGTAAACTGCGACAAGAACTGGTAAGCACCAACATGGTTTATCAATGGACTTTTTCTCATGCTAGTGGATCgaataatatagcatattatTACAAAGTAtgtcataaataattaaaaataaattattttgaaaattttggacagaaTTCTGGTAGAAGTTTCTGAACTTCTCAATGTACGTAATTTTTTTCCTGTTTATAGCATGTGCTCTTTTGCTCAATGCTGCAAGTTCACGAATTCAACATCTTTTCAGGCATCTTTACTGGATATGCCACACATAACCTATTGATAGAATACATAATTCATTGTCTTTTTGTACAGCTAAAATTTGTCCACTGCCTAATTCCAGTTGTAAAGGACAATAACTATTGCAAACAAGCCTGTTCTGGTAGGTTCTTGATGCCCTCCATTTGTTTGTATATATTGATCAGCAATGATAAGAAATCATGGATATTGTGTTTATTTGGTTCAAAACTAAGTCCATACTAGGTTTCACTGCCACTACCTATGTTGGATATTAATTTGCTGTGGTCAACCTTATTACATGATTTGGAACACTTTCAGATGTGTCAGCATAATCTAGTTATTTCAGGTTTTCCATCACAGAGTAAACATTTGTTCTCGTTTGAGTTTGTTGCTGGCTTGGTGTCTCGTCTGAGCCTATCACAAGGTCTCAAGACTGGATTCCACAGGGTTCTGCAAAATTGCATCGAAGTGTGGTCGACAAAAAGCCTTctctgatgcttaagttagtgtCGGAAAAGATTTAGAGTGATCGGGGTTACGACAGTTCTGAGAatttatgttttcttttcttttgtacagTAGCATACCTGAGATCTTCTTTAGGAGGCTTTGACAACCATCATGGTTAAGTGGGGAATCAATTCATAAGAGCAGTTATGCTAGATTATTAGGCTTTACTCTATCGTGAAGGGTCGCAGTTGCATCCAAACCTACAGCCAGGCATTGCAGTTAACATCGTCACATATTGGGTTGACTACATGAGGCATTTTAGCTGATGTGTCGGGTTGGCAAGATGACCAAATAGGTGTGATTGATGGTGATGTAGTGTCCGGATGTCCACATGAGATCTCTTATTAAGATATATTAGCATTTTAAGTATACATGTATGCATGCTTTTTCGCAAATCAAGATCTCTTTAAAATGGCTTAAATAAGTCCTAGAAAAATTTGTTCCCATTAATCCTAAAAGTGTTAACCTAGAGATCATATAGGTAGCACACTTCTATTATCTCAGTCCATGAGATTAAACAACTATGCTTGGCATGTTTCAAGGCAGTCATCCTGCGAGACTGTCAGTTTAGTTAAGTAAATAGGTCGTTAGTGATGTATATTTTGGACTCAACATACTCCTTGATTTTAGTTCTGATAGTTCAAGGAATCATCAagactttctttcttctttttatgcCCTTTAATCGTAATCATATAACTCCATAAATACGCTGTCCATGCCGCTTGACAAATTACATTTGCGAGAATGACTGATTATTACTTGTTTTTCAGTTATAGCTATGAGAAAACTGTGCAACGTGTTACTGTTTGTTCTGCGTGCGTACAAGAAGCTTACTCATTCGACAAAGCATTCAACTAACTATATCAGATTCGTAAAATGGGCTCATTCAATCAAGATTTATGATTCAACTTATTATCATTTATCCGTTCTTTCTGCAATAGCGATGTGGTTCTTATTTGGTGGAAAGAACTTTGGCATTAGTAGATACATACCTGAACACGCTGTAAATTCTACCGTTTGCTAATTAGTCGTCAGTCTTAGACAGTAAGCACAAATGGGGTCTTAAATCTGAGTTCATATATATTCTTTAACAATATTTTGTCGTTGTTGCATGCAGGAACTTGTGAGGCGAGAAGTCAGCAAACAACAAGGTGGTTTCTCATTCATGTTTGTGGTGATCATTGCCTTGCTTGGAATTTTTCTAGGCTACTTGTTGAAGAAGTAACAATGGCTTGTAGCCTTTTATGGACACTCAGATCTGACTGCCACATTCTATTAGGTCCTTATAGGAGTCAAAACTAGCTCACCTAAGGTCTGGTAGCTTCTTTTGACTGTTTAGCAGCGGCTTCAGTTGGTGTAACATCTGATGTTATGGGTGTGCAATTTCGGTACCGTGCGTCCTTCATATTTATTAATACAAATGTAGCAAACCTTGGTCCTCTTGaattattatcatttataataaCTTGTTTGTGAGCAGGTGCTATCAGTAATCTCAAATATTGATTCGTGTTTATTGAACTCAAGATTTTCTTGTGTTTTTGATGTTTCTAACTTCGTATCTGCGGTTAATACTCTGTCGTATCTGCTTAGACTAGGAAAACTGACAGTAGTAGGAAGATTGCTTTAATGTTTCAATGGCATTATTATTCAGAAGATGATGAGAATTTGAGTCATTCCTTGAAGAGCTTTAGTTCCAAGACATGTAGCAGCCCATGGATGACATTATCATTATTCATTTTATGGCACGATTGCTGGATCTAAAACTGTTTGCCCATGTAATGTATTTGTTCTTTGGAGCAGCCCATGGAATGGTTGTTGCCATGCTGTATTCCATATGAAGTTTCTTATGGAAGAAATTTTGTTAAGTTGTTGCAtgagcacctgcacacaggttaattataaataaattttatattgaaatctttataattatgaatgtgaaatatttaactttatttGTCATAACATCGTATATTTTACCAATGAAAGATACATGTGATGACATATGTAAGAATGatattaaaatgatgaaaaaataattttaatattttaattatattttttttgttatgttttaattaaaaaaaaatttaattgattattacgaTACTAGCAAATAGTGACGCCATCGGGGGCTGTGGGCGACTATTGTGATGGTGGTCGGCCCTGTCGATATTGATCTGAACATTAAAGACCAAGGCAATGGTGATGGCTACACTAGCGATGACAGTTTGATTGATGATGGTGATGGTGGATCTTGGGGAtgtgagaaggaagaggaagagagttACGATAGTTTGTGAGATAagtaggagaggaggaagagatagTGTTGCAGGAGATAGCATTGGTGTGGTCATCATTCTCATGAcacgagagaggaggaagagaagggtgAACGACGATGACGTTATTTTCGGCTTCTATGGCTTCTTACGGATCGATGAGAAAGAGAAGGGAGAGCGACAACAGGAGGTGAGGCAAACGGCGAGGAGATAGCCACTCTCCCTCCTTTTCCTCCTTCCGGTACGATAGTGTCACGATAATGATGGTTGCACCAACGCTATCTCCCATGACACTGATccttgtcctcttcctcctcgtcatAAAGGGTGCTAGTCCATTGCATTCGGGGCACATGTATGCTTCGCTTCCCTAGGAGCTTTGGTAAAAACCTCGATCGCATCAAGTTATACAAGGAATCAAAGGGTTTGGTGCCATAGTGCTTActatagtggtggtggtggtggtgtggaTGTTGGAAGAGCTAGTGGTGTTGGTAATGGTTCTTGATTAATACATTTAGTGAAAACCCATTGAACCCTATCCGTAGTGTTTTGGGTGTATGCTAAGATGCCACCAACTAGGTTAAGCAAGGATGATGGCATCATGTCCAAATTGGAAGAGAAGCTCGAGGAAGAGAACGATGGCGAAGACAAGGAAGATGGCATGTATAGGTAGGAGGACCATCGAGGACAATAGAATGAGACCTGGTTGGGTATACTTAGGATCTAAAGGGAGGAAAGGGAAGGCCATGTTGTTGTAGACAAGGATGCCTTTGATTGGCCTCGACCCCTCCATCAAGCCATCGAGGGTGGAGTGATTGCTGCAACAATGGTCGAATAGCAATGACTatcgctctccctcctcccctcgcAAGAAGTCACAGAAGCTGGAGATAGTGTCGTCGCtgctctccctctccctcctctTACAGAGGGAGGAGGAAGTGGAAAGAGAGAGGCTGTCTTCTCTCCCTTTGCTTCACCTCCCATCatcgctctccctcctcttcctcctccccttgtAAGAAATTATAGAAGTCAGAGATAGCATCGTCATTGCTCACCCTCCTCATGATACTATCATTCTcatcctcttctttctctccctttgcctCACCTCCCACCaccactcttcttcctcttccttctcacaTCCCCAAGATCTACCACTATCATCATCAAATCTCTGTCATTACCATAGATGTTGCCCCCGCCTTGATCGTTGATGTTCCAATCGACCTTGACAAAGTTGACCACCACCATAATAGCCACCCACGATCTCCAATAGCATCACTGTCCGTCATCATCATAACAATCGACTAAGTAGTTTTAATTAGGacataataaaagaaatatagtttggacattaaaattattatttttccatCATTTTCACATCATTCCTACATGTGTTGTATTTTTCATCAGTAAAGTCGATGGCCACAgggtaaatgagattaaatattttatttttataactatagagattttaatataaatattttaaatctaagGATCGGGAGAGATGTTAAGGGGGTGTAACTATATGGGATAATCTATAATCAACCCTCTGTGCACAAAAACTATATAATATATTACTCTTGTGGGATCTCAATATTTACTTGCATACATTTTGATGGAGTGAAGATGGTAGTTTACTTGTGCATTCATATGTTAATTAACTTGTTTCTTTTCCTTAAAAAGATCCTACGAGGACTCTATGGGGTTATAAGAAGGTTAATCTTTTGTTGATAGATTTAGTAAGAGCGTCATGTGACTTAGGTCAAACCaataaaatttatgatatgtTAACAAAATGGCAAACAAATACTTGGACATACAATGTTGGGATCTAATAAGGTTGCATGGAAAATAgtctaaacacttgataatttGGAGGAAATCGGTATAAAAATATGGAGAATGAAGTCACTCAGAGGAGCAGACATCCAAGATTAACATTCAAAAAAACAACAAAccaaagatactataagaacaGTGAGATAAGAAGAACATATGTAAGCATAAAGATTGAGATAATTAAGTTTGAGCTACAATTTCAAGTCATCAACCTAATTTGATAGTATTTACTATAAGCATGTTTGGTTGTAGATGTGATTGCATAGGTATCCTGTTGATTGTCAATTGAAAGAGTTTGTGTAAAGACTTATAAAAGTGAGAGAAATTGTTAGCTCGAAGAATTCGATAATCATACATTTAACTTATATACAAACTTTGGATGTTCGTGGTTATCCCAATGTGATCGAAATTCAATAccagaaagtaaaaaaactctcttCTGTAAGATAGAAAGAGGTAATATATAATAGACTCTAAATTGTATAGTGGGTTTAGCACGTTACTAGGTCTTATGAGCATAGTCGAGAATTGTATCGACAAAGTGTCATGATCTAACAAGTGCATTGGTAATGAAAAAGTATACGAATCATGTATAACAAATCACACATTTCAAAGATATACCTTGGTGATGAAAAAGTTTCAAAAAAAGTATACGAAGAGGATATGCTCCAATGGGACAAATCGTGAGTGAATCAATTTCAAATTTTCTATCAATGATTCATGTATAACAAATCACATTTCAAGAATATATCTCAAGATGAATAATCTATAAAACTCAGAGGAGATTGGAATCGAATAAGCGATAAAAAAATGCAAGGATAAGATGATGCATCAATTAATACGTTACAAGTTTAAGTCGAGGAGTGATCAAAAGCACCCCTGGAGACAAAGACACACATAGATTGATGAGGAGAACATCAAACTCATTGGAGAGCACTCATGTAACAGTAGTGGCAAGGACCATAACAATCTCAATGCAAATAAAAATGCATAATAACAATTCGCACGAAGAGAAACTACTTGGAAGATAAAATACGGAGAGAAAGTATATGAACACTTACCTTGAATGGAGACGAAGGATATGAACACTTGTCAAGCCAAAAATGGGACCATTGCATTCCTTAATTTTCTCATTCTAATAGAGAAAGACTCATTCCTTAAAGAGTGGAGGGGAGCTCCAACGCACGTGTACTTGATCCAAATTTTTTATGAGTATGCTAATAtcaatttattttcatttgtCCCTTTGTAAATTTAAATTTGCGATCAAAATACTCTTTCATTCCTCTGCCTCATTTCCATTCATACATATGAAATACATATATATGAAGTTAGCTAAAATTTTATGTGATTCAGTAAACATAAATGGTATGATAAAATACCACATGAGTGAATACATAGGAATTCAAATCTGCCACTCATACATAGGAATTCCAATCCGCTAAAtcactcatgttatgatcttctacTTCCTAAGTCTTT encodes the following:
- the LOC135587388 gene encoding vesicle-associated protein 1-2-like isoform X1, whose product is MLKRSRTQPAHPPASISSSSPAVLVIDSTPQGFRLRPPSDSSVSFFSFAFGSFPRLALAGGWGFRGGSEMSSGELLEIDPLELQFPFELKKQISCSLQLANKSDDYVAFKVKTTSPKKYCVRPNAGVVLPRSTCVVIVTMQAQREAPPDMQCKDKFLVQSVIVDQGATTKDITTEMFSKESGNVVDEVKLRVAYVSPPQPPSPVPEGSEEGSSPRPSVSDNGNANASELLAATRAYAEDIQQEKTSENLALISRLTEEKNVALQQNSKLRQELLKFVHCLIPVVKDNNYCKQACSGTCEARSQQTTRWFLIHVCGDHCLAWNFSRLLVEEVTMACSLLWTLRSDCHILLGPYRSQN